One window of Akkermansia biwaensis genomic DNA carries:
- a CDS encoding YqgE/AlgH family protein has product MMEHEDISNANLAGHLLVAAPYLEGGGFHHSVIFLSRVEEEFVIGYILNHPANMTVGDVAPSTDIPASLYSVPIFKGGPVERNQLIFAAFSRTEEKLRVQFHLQEEQALEYAEDPHVMLRAYVGHSGWTLPQLRRELNDRAWYVSPMVPDLCLEPDYSKVWAMAMRRLSPLHQIMSHAPAQPSLN; this is encoded by the coding sequence ATGATGGAACACGAAGATATCAGCAACGCTAATCTAGCCGGGCATCTGCTGGTGGCCGCTCCCTACCTGGAAGGCGGTGGATTCCACCATTCCGTCATTTTCCTGAGTCGGGTGGAGGAGGAATTTGTCATCGGCTACATCCTGAACCATCCGGCCAACATGACCGTAGGAGACGTAGCTCCCAGCACGGACATTCCTGCGTCCCTTTATTCCGTCCCCATCTTCAAGGGCGGTCCGGTGGAGCGCAACCAGCTCATTTTCGCCGCCTTTTCCCGCACGGAGGAGAAATTGCGCGTCCAGTTCCACCTTCAGGAGGAACAGGCGCTGGAATACGCGGAAGACCCCCATGTCATGCTGCGCGCCTATGTGGGGCACAGCGGTTGGACGCTGCCCCAGCTGCGCAGGGAGCTGAACGACCGCGCGTGGTACGTTTCCCCCATGGTTCCGGACCTTTGCCTGGAGCCGGATTATTCCAAGGTGTGGGCCATGGCCATGCGCCGCCTGTCCCCGCTGCACCAGATCATGAGCCACGCGCCCGCACAGCCTTCCTTGAACTGA
- a CDS encoding L,D-transpeptidase, producing MPAPLSQARLIQLTAAAVAVLGTLVSCTGRDYQPTAIVKDGVVVSVRDQKMAVMRGGKVVKTYPVSTSKFGLGDSKGSCRTPLGAHRIAAKIGTNQPKGMVFKSRKPTGECVAPNSPGRDPIVTRIMWLKGVESRNRNAYSRLIYIHGTAEERTIGTPASYGCIRMKSDDVYEAFNLVNTGDPVVIERCSISASLKALEEAERMQNTPLLVMAPAPAAAEPHNTASLVSYRHRSSRPPAVALTHKQTTAKKKAVSRTHTVQSRKAKSGKSASRSFKTSRSRRG from the coding sequence ATGCCTGCGCCTCTCTCGCAAGCACGCCTGATTCAACTGACCGCCGCCGCTGTTGCGGTGCTCGGCACCCTCGTTTCCTGCACCGGCAGGGACTACCAGCCTACCGCCATCGTCAAGGACGGCGTGGTCGTCAGCGTCCGGGACCAGAAAATGGCCGTCATGCGCGGCGGCAAGGTCGTAAAGACCTACCCGGTCAGCACCTCCAAATTCGGTCTCGGCGACAGCAAGGGAAGCTGCCGCACTCCGCTGGGCGCGCACCGGATTGCCGCCAAGATAGGGACAAACCAGCCCAAGGGCATGGTGTTTAAAAGCCGGAAGCCCACCGGGGAATGCGTGGCGCCGAATTCTCCGGGCCGCGACCCCATCGTCACGCGCATCATGTGGCTGAAGGGCGTGGAATCCCGCAACCGGAACGCCTATTCACGCCTGATCTATATTCACGGAACGGCTGAGGAACGCACCATCGGCACCCCCGCCTCCTACGGCTGCATCCGCATGAAGAGCGACGACGTGTACGAAGCTTTCAACCTGGTCAACACCGGAGACCCCGTGGTGATTGAACGCTGCTCCATCAGCGCCTCCCTGAAAGCGCTGGAAGAGGCGGAAAGAATGCAGAACACCCCCCTTCTGGTCATGGCCCCCGCCCCGGCGGCCGCAGAGCCCCACAATACGGCTTCCCTGGTTTCCTACCGCCACCGGTCTTCCCGCCCCCCTGCCGTGGCCCTGACGCACAAGCAGACCACCGCCAAAAAGAAGGCCGTCTCCCGGACTCACACCGTACAGTCCCGCAAGGCGAAAAGCGGCAAGTCCGCGTCCCGCTCCTTCAAAACATCGCGGTCCCGCCGCGGCTGA
- a CDS encoding cellulose synthase family protein → MNYNFIWLLCYLLVLVGLAGYGFHRLTIVYLYWKNRNNKPQPKSRFRELPVVTVQLPMFNEKFVVDRLLESVAALDYPKDKLEIQILDDSTDDTTEQCYRKVEELKSRGFDAVCIHRTDRTGFKAGALEAATKVAKGEFLLILDADFVPEPDLLQKTIHYFTDEGVGLVQTRWGHINREYNLLTRIQGMYLDGHFAMEQTARNRSGRFFTFNGTAGIWRKCVIGDAGGWSHDTLTEDMDLSYRVQLKGWRFIYLNDVVTPAELPVDMDGFKSQQHRWTKGSIQVCQKILLDIWRSKAPLKAKVEATTHLTCNYSYLLLALLCFLVYPICTQRIPENETVVMWFVNVALFFLTSVAVCIFYMSAQIVVRPKSWWKELPYLPLLLTLSVGMAVNNAKAVLEAIFGHQSAFVRTPKYGVEQKENRQHVSQLKRNGYKAIKSVVIPVLEIACGTFFLNLIILMIRQGHYISPILMIPFLGFYYTGFCSLGRMISNLMPARQTAKAKN, encoded by the coding sequence ATGAACTACAATTTTATCTGGCTCTTGTGCTATCTTCTGGTCCTCGTAGGCCTCGCCGGCTACGGTTTTCACCGCCTCACCATCGTTTACCTTTACTGGAAGAACCGCAACAACAAGCCGCAGCCCAAATCCCGCTTCCGGGAGCTTCCCGTGGTCACGGTCCAGCTTCCCATGTTCAATGAAAAGTTCGTTGTGGACCGCCTTCTGGAATCCGTCGCCGCCCTGGATTACCCCAAGGACAAGCTGGAAATCCAGATTCTGGACGATTCCACGGACGATACGACGGAACAGTGTTACCGGAAGGTGGAGGAATTGAAGTCCCGCGGCTTTGACGCCGTCTGCATTCACCGCACGGACCGCACCGGTTTCAAGGCCGGAGCGCTGGAAGCGGCCACCAAGGTGGCCAAGGGGGAATTCCTGCTGATCCTGGACGCCGATTTCGTCCCGGAACCCGACCTTCTGCAAAAGACCATTCATTATTTCACGGATGAGGGCGTCGGCCTCGTCCAGACCCGCTGGGGCCATATCAACCGGGAATACAACCTGCTTACCCGCATCCAGGGCATGTACCTGGACGGCCACTTCGCCATGGAACAGACGGCCCGCAACCGTTCCGGACGCTTTTTCACGTTCAACGGCACTGCCGGCATCTGGCGCAAATGCGTGATCGGCGACGCAGGCGGCTGGTCCCACGATACGCTGACGGAAGACATGGACCTTTCCTACCGCGTCCAGCTCAAGGGATGGCGCTTCATTTACCTGAACGACGTGGTAACCCCCGCGGAACTTCCCGTGGACATGGACGGATTCAAGTCCCAGCAGCACCGCTGGACAAAGGGCTCCATCCAGGTCTGCCAGAAGATACTGCTGGACATCTGGCGTTCCAAGGCTCCGTTGAAGGCCAAGGTGGAGGCCACCACCCACCTTACCTGCAATTATTCCTACCTTCTTCTGGCCCTGCTCTGCTTCCTGGTGTACCCCATCTGCACGCAGCGCATCCCGGAAAATGAAACGGTGGTCATGTGGTTCGTGAACGTGGCCCTGTTCTTCCTGACCAGCGTGGCCGTCTGCATCTTTTATATGAGCGCCCAGATCGTGGTGCGTCCCAAGTCCTGGTGGAAGGAACTTCCCTACCTGCCTCTTCTGCTCACCCTGAGCGTGGGCATGGCGGTCAATAACGCCAAAGCCGTTCTGGAAGCCATCTTCGGCCACCAGTCCGCCTTTGTCCGCACGCCCAAGTACGGCGTGGAACAGAAGGAAAACAGGCAGCATGTCTCCCAGCTCAAGCGCAACGGGTACAAGGCAATCAAATCCGTCGTCATTCCCGTGCTTGAAATCGCCTGCGGCACTTTCTTCCTGAACTTGATCATCCTGATGATACGCCAGGGCCACTATATTTCCCCCATCCTGATGATTCCCTTCCTGGGATTCTATTACACCGGGTTCTGCTCCCTGGGCCGCATGATTTCCAATCTGATGCCCGCCCGGCAAACCGCCAAAGCCAAGAACTAG
- a CDS encoding Lrp/AsnC family transcriptional regulator codes for MTEEAVRAQREQWEREGLIVGYQAVVNEEYEHDNKVAAFIEVKMTPERDGGFDRLAMRISRFDEVSSCYLASGGFDLLVLVEGKSMRDIARFVAEKLSTLEGVLSTSTHFHLRTYKKNGCIFEAPAQTERLVVAP; via the coding sequence ATGACTGAAGAAGCCGTGCGGGCCCAGCGCGAGCAATGGGAACGAGAAGGGCTGATCGTGGGCTACCAGGCCGTGGTGAATGAGGAATACGAACACGACAACAAGGTGGCGGCGTTCATCGAAGTAAAGATGACTCCGGAACGCGACGGCGGATTCGACCGCCTGGCGATGCGCATCTCCCGTTTTGACGAAGTGTCCTCCTGCTATCTGGCTAGCGGAGGATTCGACCTGCTCGTCCTGGTGGAAGGCAAAAGCATGCGGGACATTGCCCGGTTTGTCGCGGAAAAACTCTCCACGCTGGAAGGGGTGCTCTCTACCTCCACGCACTTCCATCTGAGAACCTACAAGAAAAACGGCTGCATCTTTGAAGCGCCCGCGCAGACGGAGCGCCTCGTCGTTGCGCCGTAA
- a CDS encoding CPBP family glutamic-type intramembrane protease has protein sequence MNSDLEYQKTKAYVAPFAVFMGFTLLWQFGGPFLEWDHPAAAWWRRAPEQWLYPLQAVVCFILFLWWRKSVDWDWKGKPAAWGILFGVLGILCWLAPTMAADRLPGGPDAWFGHPEWPWYRYLLGIDARPEGFDPSAVFAPGSWSWLTALALRFFRAVIVVAVVEELFWRGYLMRFLVNPDHPWKVPFGTHSWKAYWITTLCFMAVHQPVDYCGAFIYGSLAYLLAVWQKNLCAVIVMHAVANALLGWAALEWGKCGLW, from the coding sequence ATGAACTCCGACCTGGAGTACCAGAAAACGAAGGCGTATGTGGCGCCGTTCGCGGTATTCATGGGATTCACCCTCCTTTGGCAATTCGGCGGCCCCTTCCTGGAATGGGACCACCCGGCTGCTGCGTGGTGGAGAAGGGCTCCTGAGCAATGGCTCTACCCGCTCCAGGCCGTTGTCTGCTTCATTCTGTTCCTCTGGTGGAGAAAATCCGTGGACTGGGACTGGAAAGGAAAGCCTGCGGCGTGGGGAATCCTCTTCGGCGTGCTGGGCATCCTGTGCTGGCTGGCCCCCACCATGGCGGCGGACCGCCTGCCGGGAGGCCCCGATGCGTGGTTCGGCCATCCGGAATGGCCCTGGTACCGTTATCTGCTGGGAATCGACGCCCGTCCGGAGGGATTTGATCCTTCGGCGGTCTTTGCTCCGGGATCCTGGAGCTGGCTGACGGCTCTGGCACTGCGGTTCTTCCGCGCCGTCATCGTGGTGGCCGTGGTGGAGGAACTCTTCTGGCGCGGATACCTCATGCGCTTCCTGGTCAACCCCGACCATCCGTGGAAAGTCCCGTTCGGCACGCACTCCTGGAAAGCGTACTGGATCACTACGCTCTGCTTCATGGCCGTGCACCAGCCCGTGGACTACTGCGGCGCCTTCATCTACGGCTCGCTGGCGTATCTGCTCGCCGTCTGGCAGAAAAACCTGTGCGCCGTCATCGTGATGCACGCCGTGGCCAATGCCCTGCTGGGCTGGGCCGCGCTGGAATGGGGCAAATGCGGACTGTGGTGA
- a CDS encoding aminotransferase class I/II-fold pyridoxal phosphate-dependent enzyme, which translates to MNWQNKIAEQVGSIPRSGIREFFDLVTGRSDIISLGVGEPDFVTPWNIREAAIYSLEKGHTSYTSNYGLESLRRAIVKYVRGFFHVDYNPLNEVLVTVGVSEAIDLALRAVLNPGDEVLYHEPCYVSYAPSVRMAYGVATAVPTSKQDLFALNPAVLEAAITPRTKVLMLNFPTNPTGAVAPVETLQEIARICIKHDLIVLTDEIYSELRYDGKPHVSIAALPGMRERTLLLHGVSKAFAMTGFRLGYACGPEPLISAMMKIHQYSMLCAPITSQEAAIEALENGTNAMLKMRESYRQRRDYLVKRFNEIGMDCHMPGGAFYVFPDISKFGLSSKEFATRLLMEEQVAAVPGTAFGESGEGFLRCCYATAYDQIKEACNRMERFVKTLS; encoded by the coding sequence ATGAACTGGCAGAATAAAATTGCGGAGCAGGTAGGCTCCATACCCCGTTCCGGCATCCGTGAATTCTTTGATCTGGTCACGGGCAGGTCGGACATCATCTCCCTGGGCGTCGGGGAACCGGACTTTGTCACGCCGTGGAACATCCGGGAAGCCGCCATTTACTCCCTGGAAAAAGGCCATACCTCCTACACCTCCAACTACGGCCTGGAATCCCTGCGCCGGGCCATTGTCAAATACGTCCGCGGTTTCTTCCATGTGGATTACAACCCGCTGAACGAAGTGCTGGTGACAGTGGGCGTCAGTGAAGCCATTGACCTGGCTCTCCGCGCCGTCCTGAATCCGGGGGATGAAGTACTGTACCACGAACCCTGCTACGTCTCCTACGCGCCCAGCGTCAGGATGGCTTACGGCGTGGCTACCGCCGTGCCTACGAGCAAGCAGGACCTCTTTGCCCTCAATCCGGCCGTGCTGGAAGCCGCCATCACCCCCAGAACCAAGGTGCTGATGCTCAACTTCCCCACGAATCCGACCGGGGCTGTGGCTCCCGTGGAAACCCTCCAGGAAATCGCGCGCATCTGCATCAAGCACGATCTCATTGTGCTGACGGATGAAATCTACAGCGAACTGCGGTACGACGGCAAGCCGCACGTCTCCATTGCCGCCCTGCCGGGCATGAGGGAGCGCACGCTGCTGCTGCACGGCGTCTCCAAGGCCTTTGCGATGACGGGATTCCGCCTCGGTTACGCCTGCGGGCCGGAGCCCCTCATCTCCGCCATGATGAAAATCCACCAGTACTCCATGCTCTGCGCGCCCATCACCTCGCAGGAAGCGGCCATTGAGGCACTGGAAAACGGCACGAATGCCATGCTCAAGATGCGGGAAAGCTACCGCCAGCGGCGTGACTACCTGGTGAAGCGGTTCAATGAAATAGGAATGGACTGCCATATGCCCGGCGGTGCCTTCTACGTTTTCCCGGACATCTCCAAATTCGGGCTCAGCAGCAAGGAATTCGCTACGCGCCTCCTGATGGAGGAACAAGTGGCGGCCGTGCCGGGGACCGCCTTCGGAGAAAGCGGGGAGGGTTTCCTGCGCTGCTGCTATGCCACGGCCTACGATCAAATCAAGGAAGCCTGCAACCGCATGGAGCGCTTCGTCAAGACACTCTCCTGA
- a CDS encoding YdcF family protein — MWNYHHVGQELRPADLIFVLGSNDVRVAEYAAELYKRHLAPVILFSGGMGRFTGGWAVPEAELFAEAAIKAGVPENCILIENKSTNTGENVRFSREVLKRAGIGEPVSLIALQKPYMERRTLATLQAQWPEARVAVSSPPVTFRGYLTAELPQELVVSAMVGDFQRILEYPRQGFSTEQPVTPEAMEAFRTLVEAGYDSQLLRNIPLPWNS; from the coding sequence TTGTGGAACTACCATCACGTCGGGCAGGAGCTCCGCCCGGCTGACCTCATCTTCGTGCTTGGCAGCAATGACGTACGCGTGGCGGAATATGCGGCGGAGCTCTATAAGCGGCATCTGGCTCCGGTCATCCTTTTTTCCGGCGGCATGGGGCGCTTTACGGGAGGCTGGGCCGTCCCGGAGGCGGAACTCTTTGCCGAGGCGGCCATCAAAGCGGGCGTTCCGGAAAACTGCATCCTGATAGAAAACAAATCCACCAACACCGGGGAAAATGTCCGCTTCTCACGGGAAGTGCTGAAACGGGCGGGAATCGGGGAGCCTGTCAGTCTCATCGCCCTGCAAAAGCCCTACATGGAACGGCGGACGCTGGCTACGCTCCAGGCCCAGTGGCCGGAAGCGCGGGTGGCGGTCAGCTCCCCTCCCGTCACTTTTCGGGGATATCTGACCGCGGAACTGCCGCAGGAGCTGGTTGTCTCCGCCATGGTGGGGGACTTCCAGAGAATCCTGGAATACCCGCGGCAGGGATTCTCCACGGAGCAACCTGTAACTCCGGAAGCGATGGAAGCCTTCCGCACGCTGGTGGAAGCGGGTTATGACTCCCAGCTGCTCAGGAACATTCCCCTCCCCTGGAATTCTTGA
- a CDS encoding ApaG domain — translation MVLPLLTSLDVRLSPRNLYSQDQELQQMAGDDGRIPVPYNVSIRNMGDGAVRIIGKKWTVRSHQDGTQVIEGDELFGSRPLLCQGQIFAFNGLQMLRLPARIQLTLLVRDEGGVLYHTDPVSLTW, via the coding sequence ATGGTGCTTCCCCTCTTGACGAGCCTGGACGTGCGTCTTTCTCCGCGCAATCTGTATTCCCAGGATCAGGAATTGCAGCAAATGGCGGGCGACGACGGGCGCATCCCCGTGCCCTACAATGTGAGCATCCGCAACATGGGGGACGGGGCCGTGCGCATCATCGGCAAAAAATGGACCGTCCGTTCCCACCAGGACGGCACGCAGGTCATTGAGGGGGATGAACTCTTCGGTTCCCGCCCCCTGCTGTGCCAGGGGCAGATTTTCGCCTTCAACGGCCTTCAGATGCTCCGTCTTCCCGCGCGCATCCAGCTCACCCTTCTTGTCCGGGACGAGGGCGGCGTGCTCTACCATACGGACCCCGTCAGTCTGACTTGGTGA
- a CDS encoding YggS family pyridoxal phosphate-dependent enzyme gives MSIQQNLEHIISRIRAAEARAGRPKGSARLVAVSKTFPACDVLACYDAGQRVFGENRVQEALEKIPALPPDTEWHLIGPLQRNKVRKALEHFTLIHAVDSLRLAQFLDTVAQETGKRPRILLEVNVGAEDSKFGFSPELLERDWEELARLGHIEIAGLMCIPPPVDDPEEARPYFRRLRELRDSLAVKSGMPLPELSMGMSHDFETAVEEGATLVRVGTALFGGRAYAPAPSF, from the coding sequence ATGAGCATCCAACAAAACCTGGAACACATTATCTCCCGCATCCGCGCCGCGGAAGCACGCGCCGGACGCCCGAAAGGGTCCGCCCGCCTGGTAGCCGTCAGCAAAACGTTTCCGGCCTGCGACGTCCTGGCCTGCTACGATGCGGGACAGCGCGTCTTCGGAGAAAACAGGGTTCAGGAAGCCCTGGAAAAGATTCCCGCCCTGCCGCCGGACACGGAATGGCACCTTATCGGCCCCCTCCAGCGCAACAAGGTGCGCAAGGCCCTCGAACATTTCACGCTGATCCATGCCGTGGATTCCCTGCGCCTGGCTCAGTTCCTGGACACGGTAGCGCAGGAGACGGGCAAACGCCCCCGCATCCTGCTGGAAGTCAACGTCGGGGCGGAAGACAGCAAATTCGGGTTTTCCCCGGAACTTCTGGAACGGGACTGGGAAGAACTGGCACGGCTCGGCCATATCGAGATCGCCGGCCTGATGTGCATTCCCCCTCCCGTGGATGATCCGGAGGAGGCGCGCCCCTATTTCCGCCGCCTGCGGGAGCTGAGGGATTCCCTGGCCGTCAAAAGCGGAATGCCGCTTCCGGAGTTGTCCATGGGCATGAGCCACGACTTTGAAACCGCCGTGGAGGAGGGAGCCACCCTCGTCCGCGTGGGCACGGCCCTTTTCGGAGGCAGGGCGTATGCCCCGGCGCCGTCATTTTAA
- a CDS encoding DEAD/DEAH box helicase, with protein MALNPDRATLNFLNAFPEEIRLRGEKLQKDGAVTQIFGNHLYIQGRVEDTHGVHRVNLRLQGNRWFGACSTEDEDLAGAAMYATMLERMYRGQDLPESPNELNDVPLLDILEEKLGRELDDKEADYVGKLEKRYRRFAIEQEIHDHDMVRLNPRWEITTYDPLELWPVPPTNILEFWNYIAYAFNKRRLPYPEFMESITDLEKVQHKIHEWERSREVGTWYDRIQSVNERPPQPPRGELFMRLVSTINEGHFEYRHSLKQDWIPVREKQDLEHLENLHERAAVRMDAQTEILLVSLADYAHEEDALTLDLDQEAACALMNKLFHQPALKGYLVNLDENYFKVVDEPLKWVCQDDPIEPDCYALQLVTSSGINVSHSVRQLPGQQELYQSDETVFPGPPRWLESTEVEPRYSIPKQVIDSLEGVEFLRKIGATLPPSMEDRVVDIDLRGSFDMKIVRGLTSAETEHVLCEVTATDASGYRTEKLGKDGWEVAHQEPMRNKALLRFIREHLYPIPGLLEDMGFSYDPQVGAFKARVTRQFPEKFAEWAKHLPEELTVNMDEKLKTLLADPVAAAVRFEVVNQEIDWFDLRIVIDVEGVQLSKEQIRALVAARGGYVRMDDGGWMRLEIKLDNDQRDAVTRLGLDPFDLSGETHRMHAMQLADPKAAEVFDPKAWKRIKDRTAEIQIDVKPDVPSQLQATLRPYQIDGFHFLAYLATNGFGGILADDMGLGKTIQSITYVLWLREEYARKNKSRKKLAVPPVLIVCPKSVLDVWAGETEKFAPGVRVLVIRSKDQANLEDINKNYDMVVVNYAQLRVCGETLNQIKWLTVILDEGQQIKNPDSKAAKAARDIVSYNRLVLSGTPIENRLLDMWSLMAFAMPGVLGSRSYFKKRFDKRKDPQSQNRLAARLKPFLLRRTKSQVAKDLPPRTEEEVYAKMEGIQSQLYKAELRRIQQALLGLDSDESVKKNSFAILQGLMRLRQICCHPGLVDPKYAKEDSAKMTALFYLLDQLREEGHKVLVFSQFVSMLEIIKNRLEAENRPLNYLTGQTKDRRGEIEKFQTTKDPSVFLLSLKAGGAGLNLTSASYVILYDPWWNPAVESQAIDRTHRIGQKNKVIAYRLLTKDSVEEKIRILQHQKNQLVANVLGDEGFTSSLGIDDLNFILNHGDDEEG; from the coding sequence ATGGCACTTAATCCTGACAGGGCTACCCTGAACTTTCTCAATGCCTTCCCGGAAGAAATCCGGCTGCGCGGTGAAAAGCTGCAAAAAGACGGAGCAGTTACACAAATTTTCGGCAATCATTTATATATTCAGGGCCGTGTGGAAGACACGCACGGCGTCCACCGGGTGAACCTCCGCCTTCAGGGGAACAGATGGTTCGGAGCATGTTCCACGGAAGACGAGGATCTGGCGGGCGCCGCCATGTACGCCACCATGTTGGAACGCATGTACCGCGGCCAGGACCTTCCGGAGTCCCCCAACGAGCTGAACGACGTTCCCCTGCTGGACATTCTGGAAGAGAAGCTGGGCCGGGAGCTGGACGACAAGGAGGCTGATTACGTAGGCAAGCTGGAAAAGCGCTACCGCCGTTTCGCCATTGAGCAGGAAATCCATGACCACGACATGGTACGCCTGAATCCACGGTGGGAAATCACCACCTATGATCCGCTGGAGCTGTGGCCGGTTCCGCCGACGAATATTCTGGAGTTCTGGAATTACATCGCCTATGCCTTCAACAAGAGGCGCCTGCCCTATCCGGAGTTCATGGAGAGCATCACGGACCTGGAAAAGGTGCAGCACAAGATTCACGAGTGGGAACGTTCCCGGGAAGTGGGCACTTGGTATGACCGCATCCAGTCCGTCAACGAACGGCCGCCCCAGCCTCCGCGCGGCGAGCTGTTCATGCGGCTCGTCTCCACCATCAACGAGGGTCACTTCGAGTACCGCCATTCCCTGAAGCAGGACTGGATTCCCGTCCGGGAAAAACAGGACCTGGAACATCTGGAAAACCTGCATGAACGCGCCGCCGTGCGCATGGACGCCCAGACGGAAATCCTGCTGGTGTCCCTGGCCGATTACGCCCATGAGGAAGACGCCCTGACGCTGGACCTGGACCAGGAGGCCGCCTGCGCCCTGATGAACAAGCTTTTCCACCAGCCCGCGCTGAAGGGGTATCTGGTGAACCTGGATGAGAATTATTTCAAAGTGGTGGACGAACCGCTCAAGTGGGTCTGCCAGGACGATCCCATCGAGCCGGACTGCTACGCGCTTCAGCTCGTCACTTCCTCCGGCATCAACGTTTCCCACTCCGTCAGGCAGCTTCCCGGCCAGCAGGAATTGTACCAGTCTGACGAAACCGTTTTCCCCGGCCCTCCCCGCTGGCTGGAGAGCACGGAAGTGGAACCCCGCTATTCCATCCCCAAGCAGGTTATCGACAGCCTGGAAGGCGTGGAATTCCTCCGCAAGATCGGGGCTACCCTGCCCCCCAGCATGGAGGACCGCGTGGTGGACATCGACCTGCGCGGCAGCTTTGACATGAAGATCGTGCGCGGCCTCACCTCCGCGGAAACGGAACACGTGCTGTGCGAAGTGACCGCCACGGACGCTTCCGGCTACCGCACGGAAAAACTTGGCAAGGACGGCTGGGAAGTTGCTCATCAGGAACCCATGCGCAATAAGGCGCTCCTGCGCTTCATCCGTGAACACCTTTACCCCATCCCCGGTCTGCTGGAGGACATGGGTTTCTCTTATGATCCGCAGGTGGGGGCCTTCAAGGCGCGCGTCACGCGCCAGTTCCCTGAAAAGTTTGCGGAATGGGCCAAGCACCTTCCTGAAGAGCTGACCGTGAACATGGATGAAAAGCTCAAGACGCTGCTGGCGGACCCGGTGGCGGCGGCCGTCCGGTTCGAGGTAGTGAACCAGGAGATCGACTGGTTCGACCTCCGCATCGTCATCGACGTGGAGGGTGTCCAGCTTTCCAAGGAACAAATCCGCGCCCTGGTGGCCGCCAGAGGCGGCTACGTCCGCATGGACGACGGCGGCTGGATGCGCCTGGAAATCAAGCTGGACAACGACCAGCGCGACGCCGTTACCCGCCTGGGCCTGGACCCCTTCGACCTTTCCGGGGAAACCCACCGCATGCACGCCATGCAGCTCGCGGACCCCAAGGCCGCGGAAGTGTTCGACCCGAAGGCATGGAAACGCATCAAGGACCGTACCGCGGAAATCCAGATCGACGTCAAGCCGGACGTTCCCAGCCAACTTCAGGCCACCCTGCGCCCCTACCAGATCGACGGCTTCCACTTCCTGGCCTATCTGGCCACGAACGGGTTCGGCGGCATTCTGGCGGACGACATGGGCTTGGGCAAAACCATCCAGTCCATTACCTACGTTCTGTGGCTGCGTGAGGAATACGCACGCAAGAACAAGTCCAGGAAAAAGCTCGCCGTTCCTCCGGTGCTCATCGTGTGCCCCAAATCCGTGCTGGACGTATGGGCGGGGGAAACGGAGAAATTCGCCCCCGGCGTGCGCGTTCTCGTCATCCGCAGCAAGGACCAGGCCAATCTGGAGGACATCAACAAGAATTACGACATGGTCGTGGTCAACTACGCCCAGCTCCGCGTCTGCGGAGAAACCCTGAACCAGATCAAATGGCTCACGGTCATTCTGGACGAAGGCCAGCAGATCAAGAACCCGGATTCCAAGGCCGCCAAGGCCGCGCGGGACATCGTTTCCTACAACCGCCTCGTCCTCTCCGGCACGCCTATTGAAAACCGCCTGCTGGACATGTGGTCCCTCATGGCTTTCGCCATGCCCGGCGTACTCGGCTCCCGTTCCTACTTCAAGAAGAGGTTCGACAAACGCAAGGACCCGCAGAGCCAGAACCGCCTGGCCGCCCGCCTGAAGCCTTTCCTGTTGCGCCGTACCAAGTCCCAGGTGGCAAAAGACCTGCCGCCCAGAACGGAAGAGGAAGTGTACGCCAAGATGGAAGGCATCCAGAGCCAGCTTTACAAGGCGGAACTGCGCCGCATTCAACAAGCCCTGCTCGGCCTGGATTCAGACGAATCCGTGAAGAAGAACAGCTTTGCCATTCTTCAGGGCCTCATGCGCCTGCGCCAGATTTGCTGCCATCCCGGCCTGGTGGACCCGAAGTACGCCAAGGAGGACAGCGCCAAGATGACCGCCCTGTTCTACCTGCTGGACCAGCTCCGGGAGGAAGGGCACAAGGTGCTCGTCTTTTCCCAGTTCGTTTCCATGCTGGAAATCATCAAGAATCGCCTGGAAGCGGAGAACCGTCCGCTCAACTACCTCACGGGCCAGACCAAGGACCGCCGCGGGGAAATCGAAAAGTTCCAGACGACCAAGGACCCGTCCGTCTTCCTTCTTTCCCTGAAAGCCGGGGGCGCCGGCCTCAACCTGACTTCCGCCTCCTACGTCATTCTGTACGATCCGTGGTGGAACCCGGCTGTGGAAAGCCAGGCCATCGACCGTACGCACCGCATTGGCCAGAAGAACAAGGTAATCGCCTATCGTCTTCTGACGAAGGATTCCGTGGAAGAGAAAATCCGCATCCTCCAGCACCAGAAGAACCAGCTGGTTGCCAACGTGCTTGGAGACGAAGGCTTCACGTCCAGCCTCGGCATTGACGACCTGAACTTTATCCTCAACCACGGGGACGACGAGGAAGGTTAA